Proteins co-encoded in one Bacteroidota bacterium genomic window:
- a CDS encoding gliding motility-associated C-terminal domain-containing protein, which yields MKTEFSQQPILQKNKNYSRFLGSLVVFFLLHTTAFAQVSITPQLIGSTGNFSSNAGISLSASTGELAVQTFFSSNHFVTQGFQQPQQNGLSFSVTTISSSCLNADNGFAEVSIKSGVGPFQFLWLPGGEATSSIKNLKPGTYTVTVTDARGFKLSDTVSIQLEYERACALHFYSGITPNNDQQNDAWIIDGIEEFSNNSVFIFNRWGDVVWQGKNYNNSEVLWSGTTSKNEELPEGTYFYLVTIDRQKYKGWVELTR from the coding sequence ATGAAGACAGAGTTTTCACAACAACCAATACTACAAAAAAACAAAAACTACTCCCGGTTTTTAGGTAGCCTTGTTGTGTTTTTTTTGTTGCACACAACAGCATTTGCTCAGGTAAGTATCACGCCTCAGCTGATAGGTAGCACAGGAAACTTCAGTAGCAACGCCGGAATTTCACTTTCTGCATCTACCGGAGAACTAGCGGTGCAAACTTTTTTTTCGAGCAATCATTTTGTTACACAAGGCTTTCAACAACCACAGCAAAATGGCTTGAGCTTTTCTGTCACAACTATATCATCTTCCTGCCTCAACGCCGATAATGGCTTTGCTGAAGTTTCTATTAAATCAGGAGTAGGACCATTTCAATTTTTGTGGCTGCCGGGTGGAGAAGCAACCAGTTCCATTAAAAATCTAAAACCCGGAACATATACAGTAACTGTAACTGATGCCAGGGGTTTTAAACTAAGCGATACGGTAAGTATTCAGCTTGAATATGAAAGAGCATGTGCACTGCATTTTTACAGTGGAATTACACCCAACAACGATCAGCAAAACGACGCTTGGATAATTGATGGTATTGAAGAATTTTCGAACAATAGCGTCTTTATTTTTAATCGCTGGGGCGATGTTGTTTGGCAAGGTAAAAACTACAATAACAGCGAAGTGTTGTGGAGTGGAACCACTTCAAAAAACGAAGAATTACCCGAAGGAACTTATTTTTATTTAGTAACCATCGACCGTCAAAAATACAAAGGATGGGTTGAATTAACCCGTTAA
- a CDS encoding type IX secretion system membrane protein PorP/SprF: MRVKLYCFFMCFCCVAKLGIAQQTPQFTQYMFNPLVLNPAYAGSREVISTVLLYRNQWVNFEGAPTTITASINSPLRNKKLGIGLHVISDKIGPCSMNQYVGSFSYRIRLNSGKLAFGLRAGLYDYYYDWSKVDYKDKADIFNSGTSTRLLKPAFDFGMYYYNSSFYAGATIAQLSTKSSSNTTLLTNFTNQLAPHILATVGKAFEVNSMITLRPSAVLRYTNNAPVNLDLNASFLLDEKIWLGIGIRSNKSLVFIGEYNISKLIRVGYSYDLTTQKLGLTNKGSHEFFVGFDIDFFKAKTISPRLFKYN; this comes from the coding sequence ATGAGAGTTAAACTATATTGTTTTTTTATGTGCTTTTGTTGTGTTGCTAAATTGGGCATTGCACAACAAACTCCGCAGTTTACACAATACATGTTTAATCCTTTAGTGCTCAACCCGGCATATGCAGGAAGCCGTGAAGTTATTAGCACTGTTTTGTTGTACCGCAATCAATGGGTTAATTTTGAAGGAGCTCCCACAACCATTACTGCCAGTATTAATAGTCCTTTGAGAAATAAAAAACTAGGAATAGGATTACACGTAATCAGCGATAAAATTGGCCCTTGTTCAATGAATCAATACGTGGGATCGTTTTCCTATAGAATTCGTCTAAACTCGGGCAAATTGGCATTCGGATTAAGAGCCGGACTTTACGATTATTACTATGATTGGAGCAAGGTTGATTACAAGGACAAAGCCGATATTTTTAATTCGGGAACATCCACTCGTTTGCTCAAACCCGCTTTTGACTTTGGTATGTATTATTACAACAGTAGTTTTTATGCAGGCGCAACCATTGCTCAATTATCCACCAAATCGAGCAGCAACACAACCTTGTTGACAAATTTTACTAACCAACTGGCACCACATATTCTCGCTACGGTAGGAAAGGCCTTTGAAGTAAATTCGATGATAACACTGAGACCTAGTGCTGTACTACGTTACACGAATAATGCACCCGTAAATCTTGATCTAAATGCAAGCTTCTTACTCGATGAAAAAATTTGGCTGGGAATAGGAATACGCTCAAACAAATCGCTTGTTTTTATTGGCGAGTATAATATTTCTAAATTAATAAGGGTGGGATATTCTTACGATTTAACAACTCAAAAATTAGGTTTAACTAACAAAGGTTCACACGAGTTTTTTGTAGGCTTTGATATAGATTTTTTCAAAGCAAAAACTATTTCACCTCGTTTGTTTAAGTACAACTAG
- a CDS encoding PD40 domain-containing protein, producing MKRILILLSCLALTPQVFAQLKQANEYYKNYSYAKAIPKYERIEYKTKHHKKEVAEKLANSYRMTNEYDSAEQKYDRLLGMRNINPVNHLYYGEILKSNRKPNEAKDQYLAYAQKVPKDERAKREINNLTITRLWTIKPQTFVVYNLEALNTSISDFCPIPYKDGLVFVSERRKDFINDNTFGWTNKPYVSVYYSEIKSNGGEPQYAKPELISSKINTEFHNGPVSFNPAQNVMYFTRIDNVYDPKTKANVNRPKIFFSKLEKGKWTEPVSFFLNCINCSFMHPSVSADGQYLFFSSDMPGGFGGMDLYVCKREGNTWSNFKNLGGQVNTPGNEMFPYASEDGTLYFSSDGQIGFGGLDIFSTRQVNKKWTSVTNMQMPLNSPKDDFGLVFTVANKKGYISSNREGGKGDDDIYEFRSKISEEKITSLWGKVMLNKLDPAANTLIELVNSKGQVVETTTTDAYGGFVFQHLNPDETYVVEFVNDDDALNLLGKTSEAYGRLIYNDGSPAVNAKIVVKNKQAEVVQEMSADVNGYFDFQELQADQINMTEMDATDLLFSVRKAASIIGRVQVGENFKQVVQGMEVILADADGNTLKQTTTNESGMFRFENMPKDLTYVILIDDSHPLLNQQNKSRVYGKILVNGKDNEPVTAATISMGGVRGAVLKTMKTDSEGYFKFENEAYDFNKLSAYNPEKSNYKTSVKEGMFIESLYYELGKYELKAEATAQLDKVVVLLKNYPSILIELNSHTDSRADAVFNLQLSQKRADVAVAYIIAKGGDAERIIGHGFGETDLTNRCKDFVPCSEEEHRQNRRTEIRVTRQRAQL from the coding sequence ATGAAACGAATTTTAATTTTACTTAGTTGTTTAGCATTAACTCCGCAGGTATTTGCGCAGTTGAAGCAAGCTAATGAGTATTATAAAAACTACAGTTATGCCAAAGCAATACCAAAGTACGAGCGTATTGAGTATAAAACCAAACACCATAAAAAAGAAGTCGCTGAAAAGTTAGCGAACAGTTATCGTATGACGAATGAATACGATAGCGCAGAACAAAAGTACGATCGTTTGCTAGGAATGCGAAACATCAATCCTGTGAATCATTTGTACTATGGTGAAATATTAAAAAGTAATCGAAAACCCAATGAAGCCAAGGATCAATACTTGGCTTATGCACAAAAAGTTCCGAAAGACGAACGCGCCAAACGTGAAATTAATAACCTCACAATTACCCGGCTTTGGACAATTAAACCACAAACTTTTGTAGTCTATAACTTGGAAGCACTCAATACTTCCATCTCTGATTTTTGTCCAATTCCCTACAAAGACGGACTCGTATTTGTTTCGGAAAGGCGCAAGGATTTTATAAACGATAATACCTTTGGATGGACCAATAAACCATATGTTTCGGTGTATTATTCCGAAATAAAAAGCAACGGTGGTGAGCCACAATATGCTAAACCCGAATTAATCTCGAGTAAAATAAATACAGAGTTTCACAATGGCCCTGTGTCCTTCAACCCTGCGCAAAATGTGATGTATTTTACACGTATTGACAATGTGTACGACCCTAAAACAAAAGCGAATGTAAACCGGCCCAAAATATTTTTCTCAAAATTAGAAAAGGGAAAATGGACAGAGCCTGTATCGTTTTTTTTGAATTGTATTAATTGTTCGTTTATGCACCCCAGCGTTTCGGCCGATGGACAATATTTGTTTTTTTCGAGCGATATGCCGGGTGGTTTTGGTGGTATGGATTTGTACGTGTGCAAGCGCGAAGGAAATACTTGGAGTAATTTTAAAAATTTAGGAGGCCAAGTGAATACACCGGGAAATGAAATGTTTCCATATGCATCAGAAGATGGAACCTTGTATTTTTCAAGCGATGGACAAATTGGATTTGGGGGCTTAGATATTTTTTCGACGCGACAGGTTAATAAAAAATGGACTTCGGTTACCAACATGCAAATGCCGCTGAATTCGCCAAAGGATGATTTTGGTTTGGTGTTTACAGTCGCAAACAAAAAGGGCTACATTTCGAGTAATCGTGAAGGAGGAAAAGGCGATGATGATATTTATGAATTCCGCTCAAAAATTAGTGAGGAAAAAATTACTTCATTGTGGGGTAAAGTAATGCTCAATAAGTTAGACCCGGCAGCAAACACCTTGATAGAGCTGGTAAATTCAAAGGGACAAGTTGTTGAAACTACAACTACAGATGCATACGGAGGGTTTGTGTTTCAGCATTTAAACCCCGATGAAACCTACGTTGTTGAATTTGTAAACGATGATGATGCATTGAATTTATTGGGGAAAACATCAGAAGCCTATGGGCGTTTAATTTACAATGATGGAAGTCCTGCAGTGAATGCAAAGATTGTTGTCAAGAACAAGCAAGCAGAAGTAGTGCAGGAAATGTCGGCTGATGTAAATGGTTACTTTGACTTTCAGGAGTTGCAAGCCGATCAGATTAACATGACCGAAATGGATGCAACCGATTTACTTTTTTCGGTACGAAAGGCAGCTAGTATTATTGGAAGAGTGCAAGTGGGTGAAAATTTTAAGCAAGTGGTGCAAGGAATGGAAGTAATACTAGCTGATGCAGATGGCAATACATTAAAACAAACTACCACCAACGAGTCGGGGATGTTTCGTTTTGAAAATATGCCCAAAGATTTAACCTATGTTATACTCATCGACGATAGCCATCCATTGCTCAATCAACAAAACAAGAGTAGAGTGTATGGTAAGATTTTGGTAAATGGTAAAGACAATGAACCGGTAACAGCTGCTACTATTAGCATGGGAGGAGTTCGTGGTGCTGTGTTGAAAACTATGAAAACCGATTCGGAGGGTTATTTTAAGTTTGAAAACGAAGCATACGATTTCAATAAACTTTCGGCGTACAATCCTGAGAAAAGCAATTACAAAACCAGTGTTAAGGAAGGTATGTTCATCGAAAGTTTATATTACGAATTAGGCAAGTACGAGTTAAAAGCAGAAGCAACAGCACAATTGGACAAAGTGGTTGTCTTGTTAAAAAACTATCCTTCAATTTTAATTGAATTAAACTCACATACCGATTCACGTGCCGATGCTGTGTTTAACTTACAACTTTCGCAAAAGCGCGCCGATGTTGCTGTGGCTTACATTATTGCAAAAGGGGGTGATGCGGAACGCATTATTGGACATGGATTTGGTGAAACAGACCTTACGAACCGATGCAAAGATTTTGTTCCATGTAGCGAAGAGGAGCACCGACAAAACAGACGTACCGAAATTCGTGTTACCCGCCAAAGAGCGCAGTTGTAG
- a CDS encoding T9SS type A sorting domain-containing protein has product MRHLRQILILVIFLVGTVKIAFSQRSPILGQFSISTTDGKVFLNWSIVSGATCNGIQIYRSADTSNFSQIGEIPGVCGSASFEQFYNYTDYHPLKNQLNYYRLELGSLEYSQTVSIEVIDIEYGGYQIRPQPANTAAKIYFENNNKQEYDFSLFDLKGQKLLTASGKEDYFALNTTDVQSGLYFFTISNPGKPQVIKGKLMVLH; this is encoded by the coding sequence ATGCGACACTTAAGGCAAATTTTAATTCTTGTTATATTCTTAGTTGGAACAGTCAAAATTGCCTTTTCTCAAAGGAGTCCTATTTTAGGCCAATTTTCTATTTCTACAACTGATGGGAAAGTATTTCTAAATTGGTCCATAGTTTCTGGAGCAACTTGTAACGGAATTCAAATTTACCGTTCAGCCGATACTAGCAACTTTTCTCAAATTGGTGAAATACCCGGTGTGTGCGGAAGTGCCAGTTTCGAACAATTTTACAACTACACGGATTATCACCCTTTAAAAAATCAACTCAATTATTACCGACTCGAATTAGGCAGTTTGGAATATTCTCAGACTGTTTCCATCGAGGTAATCGATATTGAATATGGTGGCTACCAAATCAGGCCTCAGCCAGCAAATACAGCAGCAAAAATCTACTTTGAAAATAACAACAAACAGGAATATGATTTTTCGTTGTTTGATTTAAAAGGACAAAAACTTTTAACTGCAAGCGGAAAAGAAGATTACTTTGCTTTGAATACAACTGATGTTCAATCCGGTTTGTATTTTTTCACTATTTCTAACCCGGGAAAACCTCAGGTAATCAAAGGTAAATTAATGGTGCTTCATTAA